CGTCTCGATTTCCCCCGTCGGCTTGCGTGCGATGCGGCGGCATTCGGTGGCGCTGTAGTTGACCAGGCCGCGCGCGACTTCCTCGCCGTCCGCGGTACGGCAGGCGACCGCCGCGCCGCGCTCGAAATCGCCGCGCACTGCAACGACGCCAACCGGCAACAGGCTACGTCCGCTCTTCAGCGCGGCGACGGCACCGTCGTCGATGACGAGATCGCCTGCGAGCTGGAGATGGTCGGCGAGCCATTGCTTGCGCGCCTGCAGCGGGCTGCTGGTCGCATAGAGTAGGGTACCGAGGGCCTCGCCGGCGGCGAGGCGCAGCAGCGGATCCTGCTCGCGCCCGCTGGCAATGCAGGTGTGCGCACCACTGCGGGCGGCGCGCTGGGCGGCGCGGATCTTGGTGATCATGCCGCCCTTGCTGATGCCGGTGCCGGCGTCGCCCGCCATGGACTCGTACTGTCGGTCCTCGGCGCGGCCTTCGGAGATCAGCGTCGCCGCCGGGTCCTTGCGCGGGTCGGCGGTGTACAGGCCTTGCTGGTCGGTCAGGATGATCAGCGCATCGGCTTCGATCAGGTTGGCGACCAGCGCGCCCAGGGTGTCGTTGTCGCCGAACTTGATCTCGTCGGTGACCACGGTGTCGTTCTCGTTGATGATCGGCACGACGCCGAGTTCGAGCAGGGTGGTGAGCGTGCTGCGGGCGTTGAGGTAGCGGGTGCGGTCGGCCAGGTCCTCGTGCGTCAGCAGGATCTGCGCGGTGTGCAGGCCGTGGCGCGAGAAGGCCTTTTCATAGGCCTCCACCAGCCCCATCTGGCCGACGGCTGCGGCAGCCTGCAGCCTGCTCATCTCCTGGGGGCGCTTGCTCCAGCCCAGACGTTGCATGCCGGCGGCGATGGCGCCGGAAGAAACGAGGGTCACCTCGCGGCCTTCCGTGCGCAGCGCAGCGATCTGCCTCGCCCAGTCGTCCAGTGCGTCCTTGTCGAGTCCGGCGCCGTTATTGGTGACGAGTGCGCTGCCGACCTTGACGACGAGGCGGCGGGCGTTGCGGATCTTGGTTCTCATCTGGGCTGCAAACCTTGGGTCAACAGGGGTCAATGCGGGGGTCAATGCGTTTGTGTCCGCCGCCCCCTGCGCGGCCGGATGGACGCCGCGCAGGGGGCGGCGGAGAGGTCAGCGCAATTCGTCGCCGGATGCGTCCTCGGGCAGGTCGTCCTCGTCCAGGGCTTCGGCTTCGTACGCTGCATCCGCGGCGGCGCGCTCGGCCTCGATCGCTGCAAGACGGGCCGTCTCGGCGGCCAGGCGCTCTGCACGTTCGGCTTCGATGCGGGCGCGTTCGGCGTCGAGGAAATCCTGGATCGCGAAGACGAGCGCCTTCGTGCCCTCGGCCTTCAGCGCGGAGATCTCGAAGTGCCGTTCCACCGGGCCGTAGGCCTCGAGAAACGCGGCAACACGCTCGGCGCGTTCTTCCTCGGGAATCAGGTCGAGCTTGTTCAGCGCCAGCCAGCGCGGCTTGTTGTAGAGCGCCTCGTCGTATTTGCGCAGTTCCTCGACGATGGCCTTGGCGTCGGCGACCGGGTCGGCCTCGGGGTCGAAGGGGGCGAGGTCGACCAGGTGCAGCAGCACATGGGTACGCTGCAAGTGACGCAGAAACTGGTGGCCCAGGCCGGCGCCTTCGGCCGCGCCCTCGATCAGGCCGGGGATGTCGGCGATGACGAAGCTGCGGTTCTCGGACGTGCGGACCACGCCCAGGTTGGGTGCGAGCGTGGTGAAGGGGTAATCCGCGACCTTCGGCTTGGCTGCCGACACGCTGCGGATGAAGGTGGACTTGCCGGCGTTGGGCATGCCCAGCAGGCCGACGTCCGCGAGGATCTTCAGCTCGAGGTGCAGGCTGAACTGCTCGCCTGGTTGGCCCATGGTCTTCTTGCGCGGAGCGCGATTGACGCTGGACTTGAAGTGGATGTTGCCCAGGCCGCCACGGCCGCCTCGGGCGATCAGGACTTTCTTGCCGTCCTCGTCGAGGTCGGCGATCAGCTCCTCGGTCTCGAGGTTGCGGATCACCGTACCCACCGGGAAGCGCAGCGTGATGTCGTCGCCGCCCTTGCCATAGCAGTCGCGGCTGCCGCCGTTCTCGCCGCGTTCGGCGCGGAAGCTGCGGGTGTAGCGGTAGTCGATCAGGGTGTTGAGGTTGCGGTCGGCCACTGCGTAAACGCTGCCGCCTCGCCCGCCGTCGCCGCCACTGGGGCCGCCCTTGGGAATGAACTTCTCGCGGCGGAAGGTGGCCGCGCCGTTGCCGCCGTCGCCGGCGAAGACTTCGATGCGGGCTTCGTCAAAAAACTTCATGCCTGATCAACCTTGATCCAAAAATGAAAAAGCCCTACCGCAAGGATAGGGCTTTTGTACTGCAAAAGCGCGTGGCGCCAGTGATCAGGCCGCTTCGGGCACGATGATCACGGTGCGGCGCTTCGACGGGCCCTTGACCGCAAACTGTACAACGCCATCCTTCAGCGCGAACAGCGTGTGATCCTTGCCGATGCCGACGTTGTCGCCCGGGTGATATTCGGTGCCGCGCTGGCGAACGATGATGTTGCCGGCGAGCACGAACTGGCCACCGTAGCGCTTCACGCCGAGGCGTTTCGATTCCGAGTCGCGGCCGTTGCGCGAACTACCGCCAGCTTTTTTGTGTGCCATGTCGGATTACCCCCTACGCCTTAGGCCGAGATCGCTTCGATGCGAAGCTCGGTGTAGTTCTGACGATGCCCCTGGTGCTTCTGGTAGTGCTTGCGGCGGCGCATCTTGAAAATCTTGATCTTGTCGTGACGGCCGTGCGAAACCACGGTCGCCTTGACGGAAGCTCCGGCGACCACCGGCGTGCCGATCTTCACGGACTCGCCTTCACCGACCATGAAAACCTGGTCGATGGTGATTTCGGAACCCACGTCGGCCGGTATCTGTTCTACCTTGATCTTTTCGCCAGCGGCAACGCGATACTGCTTGCCACCGGTTTTTATCACCGCGTACATGGTGTTGCTCCAGTTGATGGGTTTGCAAAGAATCGCGCACTCTAACTGGCGGGGTCCCGAAAGTCAATGCCAATCAGCAGCATACGCTTCTTGTCCGCCAGCGCAAGGCAGGTTGCGAGCCGTTGCCCAGGCGCTCAAGTGGGCGTCGCGGCTGGCGGCTTGTGCAGCAATGCCCTGAGTGCCTGCTGTTCGGTGCGGTAGGCGGCGATGTCAGCGATGCGCGGCCACAGGCCATCGCGTTCCATGGCGTCGATCACCTGCTTCTTGAGACCGCAGAAGGCGATCGACTGGCCTTGGGCGTGAAAGCGCTCGATCAGCCCGGCGAGCGTGTAGAGCCCGGTCGCATCGATCTCGTTGATGCCGGCCGCCGACACCAGCACGGTCCGCACGTCGGGCTGTGCCCGCGCGGCGCGTAGCAGTCCGTCCTCGAAGGAGGCGGCGGTGACGAAGGTCAGCGGGCTGTCGAAGCGAACGATCACGACCCGCGGATCGGGGTGGGTGAGCCCGAAGCGGTGAAGGTCGCGGTAGGTGCCGTCCGGGTGAAGGCCGAGCTGGACGACGCGCGGTTGCATGCTGCGATAGACCATCAGGGCCAGCGTCAGGATCAGACCGGTGAAGATGCCGTTCTGGATGTTGGGCGCAAATGCCAGCGTCGCAATGAAGGTAAGGATCGCGCTGATGCCATCGTCCCGGTTGGCGCGCCACGCGCGTCGCAACACCTTGAGGTCGATCAGGCCGCTGACTGCCTGCAGGATCACGGCGGCGAGCACGGGTTTGGGCAGGTGCCAGAGCAGGGGTGTGAGGTAGAGCAGCACGATGAGCACGATCGCTGCCGTCACCACGGACGACAGCCCGGTGCGCGCTTCGCTGGCGTAGTTGAGCGCCGAGCGCGAGAACGAGGCGCTGACGGGCATGCCGCTGGTGAAGGCGGCGGCGACCTTGCCCAGGCCCTGGCCGATCAACTCCTGATCCTGGTCCCAGGGTTGGCGGGTACGGCCGGAGATCAGCTTGGCGCTCGACGCGGCTTCCATGAAGCTGACCATCGCGACCACGAAGGCGGCTGGCAGCAGCGTCATGGCAAGCTCGGGCCGCAAGGGTGGCAGGCTGAGTGCTGGCAGCGACTGCGGAATGTGGCCGATCACGTCGCCGCCGCCCGCCTCGAATCCCAGCAGCGCCGACGCCGCAGTGCTTGCCGCGACCACGATCGGCACGCCTGGCAGGCGTGGTGCGAGGCGTTTCATCGTCAGCAAGGCCCCCAGGGTGCCGAGGCCGAAGGCGACCGAGGCCGCGTGGAGGTCGCGGTTGTCGGTCAGCATGTGTACCACGCCCATCACCAGGTGTTCGTCCTGCGCGAGGGCGATGCCGAACAGCGCGGGAATCTGCGTCAGGCAGATGATCAGCGCCGCTGCGTTCACGAAACCCATCAGAACAGGCATCGACAGCAGGTTCAGCAGCCAGCCCAGGCGCAGGACGCCCAGTGCGAGCTGGATGAGTCCGGACAACAGTGCAAGCAGCAGGGCGAGTCCGATCAGGCGCTCGGGGTCGCCTCCTGCAAGCGGCAGGAGGCTGGCGCCGACGAGCAGGCCGGTGAGGGCGACAGGGCCGGTGGACAGTTGGCCGCAGGAACCGAACAGTGCGGCGACCACGGCGGGTAGCAGGGCGGCATACAGGCCGACCTGCGGCGGCAGTCCCGCGAGTTTGGCGTAGGCCAGCGCCTGGGGAATCATGACCAGAGCGACGGTCAAGCCTGCCAGCAGATCGCCGCGCAGCCCGCCATCCGCCCAGTGCCGCGGCCAGGCGAGTGCGGGGAGAATTCTTTCTGGGCGTAAGCGCGCGGTCATCGGAAGGGAGCAACGGATCGATGGGCGCCATGGTAGCAAATGCGCGCATGCGACCTGCTGACGCCCCAGTTTGGGTCTGGTCGTGAAATCCGTCACGCGGGTCCGCAGGCAGGGCGCGCCGCTGCGGGTTTCGGTCGTGCGCTGGCTTGGGCGGTTGGTATGATCCCGTCACCGTCATCCATGCATCTCAAATGGCATTCTCTGCTGAAACCTGTGTCGCCATGCATATCGGCGACCGCGCCGAACAACAGGACCGCGTAGGGCTGTTCGCTCATCCGAAGAGGCCGGGTGTCATGCTCGCCGTCCTGGCGGATGGCATGGGCGGGCATAGCGGCGGGGCAATGGCGGCCGAGCAGGTCATCATGCGCGCGAAGCAGAATCTCGAAGTGTATGCGCCCGGACACGAGACGCCGCAGGAGTTGTTGTCGAGCGTCATCGACGAAGCGCATGTCGTCATCAAGCTCACGCGCTTTACCAGCGAGAAGGACCCGCACAGCACGGCCGTGACATTCCTGATGGAGCAGGGCAGAGCGTATTGGGCGCATTGCGGGGATTCACGCATCTACCACTTCCGCGGCACCGAGACGGTGTCGCGCAGCGGCGACCATTCGCTCGTCGGCGAATTGATGCGCAAGGGGCGCCTCGACGAAGAGGGGTCACTGAGGCATCCGCAGCGCAACGTGCTGTTGTCCTGTCTCGGCAGCGAGAGAGAGCCGAGGGTCGACTACGGCATGCTCGAGTCCCCCGATGCCGGCGATGCCTTCCTGCTGTGCTCCGACGGGCTGTGGGCCTACTTTACCGACGTCGAACTGGCTTCGACCATCCAGTCCGCGCCGCCGCGTGAGGCGGCCGAGCGCCTGATCGCCATGGCGCGCGAGCGCGCGGGCGGGGCGGGCGACAACATCTCCCTGATCATCGTCAAGCTCGTGCCCCTCGCCAGCGCTGCGCGCTGAGTGCAGGGGCTTCCTCCCGGGGCGCGGTCCTGCGGGAAGGTGTTCGCTCGCGCTCGCAGGCCTGCAGGCGGCTTCCCCTTATACCGTCAAGATTATTGCCGGCTGATCGAATGCCGGTAATATGGCCGACGCGCCGGCCATCACACAATGGGCAGGGAGATATAACGACAAGTGGCTCCCGGCGCGAAATTCAGGTGAAGACGGCTTTCGAGCCATTGATCAAACAGGGAGGAACAGCCCATGCCTCTGACCATCGGAGTGCTAGCGGAGACTGCTTCCGGCGAACGACGCCTGTCGGTCGTACCGGATGTCGTGAAGAAGTATCTGGGCCTGGGGGCCCGGGTGGTGTTGCAACAGGGCGCGGGAGTGCCGGCGCACTTTCCGGACGCGGTGTTTGCGGACGTGACGTTTGCCGCGAGTGCGGCCGAGGTGTGCGCGCAGTCGGACGTGGTGTTCTGCGTGCAACCGCCGACCGAGGACGTGATTGCGCAGCTGAAGCCGGGCAGCGTGCTGCTGGGCATGCTGCAGCCGTGGGCGAGCGCCGCGCGCGCGCGCCAGCTGGCCGAAGGCCAGATCACTGCGTTCGCGCTCGAACTCCTGCCGCGCATCTCGCGCGCGCAGAGCATGGATGCGCTGTCCTCGCAGGGCGCGGTGGCGGGCTACGAGTGCGCGCTGATCGCCGCCGACCATAGTCCGAAGTTCTTCCCGATGCTCACCTACGCCGCCGGCACGATCCGCCCGGCCAAGGTGCTGGTGATCGGCTGTGGCGTGGCGGGTCTGCAGACCATCGCCACCGCGCGGCGCATCGGCGCCATGGTCGAGGCCTACGACGTGCGGCCCGAGACGCGCGAGCAGGCCGAGTCGCTGGGCGCCAAGTTCGTCGACACCGGCGTGTCGGCGGCGGGCACGGGCGGCTACGCGCGCGAGCTCACCGACGAGGAGAAGGCCAGGCAGGCCGAGCGCCTGGCCAAGGCCGTCGCCCAGTGCGATGCGCTCATCACCACCGCGGCGATTCCGGGCAAGCCCGCGCCGCGCATCATCACCGCCGAGATGGTGGCGAAGATGAAGCCGGGCGCGGTCGTCGTCGACATGGCGGCCGAGACCGGCGGCAACGTCGAAGGCACGGTGGCGGGCGAGAAGGTCTGGATCCACGACGTGCTCGTGATCGGGCCGGTCAACATCCCCAGCCGCATGCCGGTGCATGCGTCCGAGATGTACGCCAAGAACCTGTTCAACTTCATCTCGCCCTTCATCCAGGACGGCGCGCTCGCGCTCGACTGGGACGACGAGGTGATGGCCGGTGCCTGTCTCACGCACGCGGGCGAGTGCGCCACGCCGGCGTCAAGCAGGTCCTCGGGCTGTAAAGGGAGAACGATCATGGAAGGAATTGCAGCGCTGTATATCTTCATGCTGGCCGCGTTCACGGGATACGAAGTGATCTCGCGCGTGCCGGTGATCCTGCACACGCCGCTGATGTCGGGCTCGAACTTCGTGCACGGCGTGGTGCTGGTGGGGGCGATGGTGGTGCTCGGCCACGCCGACCCGGACGATCCGGTGCAGCTTCTCATCGGTTTCGTCGCGGTGTTCCTCGGTGCGGCCAACGCCGCGGGCGGCTACGTCGTCACCGAGCGCATGCTGGCGATGTTCAAGGGTGGCAACAAGAAGGAAGGGGGCGCATAAATGGTCAACGGATTCATTCAGGCGTCCTACTTTGCGGTCGCGGTGGTGTTCATCCTGGGGCTGAAGGCGATGAGCTCGCCGGTCACGGCGCGAAAGGGCATCGTGTGGGCGGGCTACGCGATGGTCGCGGCGACGGTGGTGACCTTCTTCACGCCCGAGCTGAACAACGTCGGGCTGATGGTGCTGGCCATCGTGTCGGGCGGGGCGGTGGCGTGGTGGAGCGGCAAGACGGTGAAGATGACCGACATGCCGCAGATGGTCGCCATCTACAACGGCATGGGCGGCGGGGCGGCGGCGGCGATCGCCGCGCTCGAGTTCGCCCGCGGCGAGGTGCATGGCCCGGTGGTGGCCACGCTGGCGGTGCTCGGTGCGCTGATCGGCTCGGTGGCCTTCTCCGGCTCGTGCATCGCCTACGCCAAGCTGCAGGGCATCATGAAGAACGCTTACCGGCTGCCGCAGCAGAACCTGGTGAACATCGCGCTCGCCGCGGTCACCGCGCTGCTGGGCCTGGCGATCATCGTGTCGGATGCGCCCGCGTCGGTGCTCATCGTGCTGTTCTTCGTGCTGGCGCTGGCGCTGGGGGTGGTGCTGACCAGCCCGATCGGCGGGGCCGACATGCCGGTGGTGATCTCGCTGCTGAATGCCTTCACCGGACTGGCGGTGGGCTTCGAGGGCTACGTGCTGGGCAACCCGGCGCTGATCGTGGCGGGCATCGTGGTGGGCGCCTCGGGCACGCTGCTCACGCAGCTGATGGCCAAGGCGATGAACCGGCCGATCTCCAACGTCATCTTCACACCGCTGAGCGGCGCGGCCGCGGGCGGCGAAGGCGAGGCGATCGAAGGCACGATGAAGGAGTTCTCCGCGCTCGACGCCGCCTCGGTGATGCGCTACGCGAGCAAGGTCATCATCGTGCCGGGCTACGGCATGGCGGTGGCCGGGGCGCAGCACAAGGTGTGGGAGATGGCGCAGCTGCTCGAAGAGGGCGGCGTGGAGGTCGTCTTCGCGATCCACCCGGTGGCCGGGCGCATGCCGGGCCACATGAACGTGCTGCTGGCCGAGGCCGGGGTGCCCTACGACAAGATCTTCGATCTGGAGGAGATCAACGCCGACTTCCCGCAGGCGGACGTGGCGCTGGTGATCGGGGCGAACGACGTGGTCAATCCGGTGGCGCGCACCGACAAGACGAGCCCGATCTACGGCATGCCGATCCTGAACGTGGACATGGCGCAGAACGTGATCGTCGTCAAGCGCGGCAAGGGCGCAGGTTACTCGGGCATCGAGAATGCGCTGTTCTACAAGGACAACTGCCGCATGCTCTACGGCAGCGCGCAGCAGGCCATCGGCGAGGTGATCACCCACGTCAAGGCGCTGGAGGCCTGATCCTGTAACCGCCGGCCGTCAGGCTGGCGGGAAGGGCTCAAGCTTAGGTACGATCGGGCCGTAATCGGAGGCATCTTTCCTCCGGTTGCGGCCCGATGTCATTTCTGCGTGCTCTGATTCTTGTCGCCCTGTTGGGCGCGTCTGCCGTTCAGGCCCAGCAGGGCGGGCAGCCGGCCGCGCCCGCCGCCCGCGATGTGGAGCCGGTCAAGCTGCCCGCCGTCCCAGAGTGGCGCCGGACGGACAATTACCGCTTTCCGGCCATCGGCAGGACGGTCGCAGACATGCAGAACCTGGCGTACGCGATGCAGTTGCGCGATTACTGCGCAGACCGCCGCGTGAGCGACGATTTCGTGCGCGAACAGTTGACGCGCTTCGGCCGCCTGACCGGGCGCGACGAAACCTGCGCCAGCTTGATGGACTACTGAATGGCCGCGCGCAGGCTGCGTGCGAAGGCCTGTGCGTCGAGCGGCGGCCCGAACAACGGTCCCTGCTGCAGGTGGCAGTCGAGCGCGCACAGGAAGTCCTGCTGGGCGCGGGTTTCGACGCCGCGTGCAAAGACCTCGAGCCCCAGTGTCGCAGCCATGCCTGCCATCGCCTCCACCACTGCTTCGCATTCCTCGTCACGACCGACACCGCGCACCAGGTCAGGATCGAGCTTCACCGCCTTGAGCGGATAGCGCTTCAGGCGCCGGATGGAAGACATGCCGCGGCCGAAGTCGTCGATCGCGAGCCGGACACCCATTGCCGACAACGTCGTCATTGTCTGCAACAGGGAGGGGCTGTCCGTCTCCAGGATTCGCTCGTCGAGATCGAGCTCCAGGCGGTCGGGGGCGAGATTGCTGTTCTCGAGTACGAGGCGGACGCATTCCGCAAAGTCGCCGTGCAACAGTTGTTCGGTGGCGACGTTCACGGTCAGTCGCGGAGGCTGTCGACCGGCAGGGCCCGCGGGCCACAGGCGACCATAGCGGCAAGCGGTGTTCAGGACCCAGTCGCCGAGGCGCGCGATCAGCTGCGGGTCGCGGAGCGCACCCTTGAAGCGGCCGAAGGGGATCAGGCCCAGTTCGGGGTGCTGCCAGCGCAGCAAGGCCTCGCCGGCGCACAGTCGCCCGGAGCGGGTCTCGACGAGCGGCTGAAAGTGCAGGGTGAGGTTGCCGTTGTCCAGCGCCGAGCGCAGACCGGTTTCAAAAGCATCCAGCCCCGACTGCCAGGCGGTGCCCTCGAGCATGCGCGTGCCAGGCAGGGCAGACCGTAGCTGGCTGGACTCGATGTGCGAGGCGAAGTGCTGCGACGTCGGGTCTGCCGCGAGTTGTCCGAGCCGCTGCGGGTGTGTGCCAGCCGGGCTGAGAATGAGGGCGTGCAGGCCCGGGCGCAGGCGCGGAGCGCACAACACCTGGAGCTCGCGCGTGCCGCCTTCGGGTAAGGCGACGGTGATCAGGCTGCGGCGCTCGCCCTGGATCAGCAGCCGGGCGCGCACGTCGAGGAAGGCTTCTTCCGTCGGGAACAGCGCGCTGAGCGAGCGGCCGGCAACCTGTCGATAGTCACGTCCGAGCAGGTGGCAGGCGGCACCGTTGGCGTCGAGGATGAACTCGTCGCCGGTGATGATCAGGCCTTCGTCGATGAGCTCGAGAAGTGCGAGATAGACGCCAGCCTCCGCGCCTTCGGAAAGGTCGGGTACGAAGGGTTCGGCAGGAGATGGCGCGCCGGGCGGGCGTCCTGGAATGTTCACGGGCGGCGAATTCTCGAAGGATGTTCAGGATCTACGGCAACGATCCGAGAATACTTTACGCCACTGCGCCGCCGATGATCGAATAAGCCGCCCCGAATGCCCTATTTCCGGCCCAGGCCTCCAAGCAACACCGCAATGGGGCGTTGCGGGCGGCGCAGTGGATCGGGTTTGCCCTGCGCTGCCAGCGTGGGCTGGAGCTCGGGTGGAGGGGGCGAACCCGTTGCCGCTGTGGGTTCGTAGGGCTTGCTGAAGTCGAAGCCGTCCGCCGCGATGGGCGACTTATGCCGCGAGGGGCGCGTGCCGACCGGGCCCGGCGCACGCCCGCTGCTGGCGCGCGGCGTACGGGGCGACTCCTCGGCCGGGGTGGAGGCCGGCCGCCGGGAACGCGAGCGGCTGCCCGCCTCGAAGAACTCCGGCTCGGGGTCGAAGCCGGGCACGACTTCCTGTGGAATCTCGAGCTTGATCAGCTTCTGGATCTCGGCGAGGCGGTGCTTTTCTTCCGCGCACACGAGCGACACCGCGTTGCCCTGATGGCCGGCCCGGCCGGTACGGCCGATGCGGTGCACATAGTCTTCGGCCGTGTGCGGCAGCTCGAAGTTGATCACATACGGCAGTTCGTCGATGTCGATACCGCGTGCCGCCACGTCGGTGGCGACCAGTACGCGCAGCTTGCCGCTCTTGAAAGCCTCGAGTGTTTCGGTGCGTTGTTGCTGCCCCTTGTCGCCGTGGATGGCGTCGGCGGAGATGCCGTGGCGTTCGAGGAAGTGCGCAAGCCGGCCACAGGCGAGCTTGGTGTCGACGAATACCAGCGCCTGGGTGTCGGGCTGGTGGCGCAGGAGATGCGCCAGCAGGTTGCGCTTCATACCTGATGACACCGGATGCACGCGGTGGGTGATCGTCTCCGACACCATGTTGCGGCGAGCGACCTCGATCAGCTGCGGGTTCTTCAGCATCTGGTCGGCGAGTTTCTTGATCTCGTCGGAGAAGGTGGCCGAGAACAGCAGGCTCTGGCGATTGGCCGGCAGCAAGGCGAGGATGCGCTTGATGTCGGGAATGAAGCCCATGTCGAGCATGCGGTCGGCTTCGTCGAGCACCAGCACTTCGACCTGGGACAGGTTGATCGATTTCTGTTCGACGTGATCCAGCAGGCGGCCCGGTGTGGCGATGACCACCTCGATGCCGCGGCGCAGCTCGGCCTGCTGGGGCTTGATGTCGACCCCGCCATAGACGCAGATCGAGCGCAGCGGCAGATGCTTGCTGTAGGTCTTGACTGACTCGTAGACCTGCATCGCCAGCTCGCGCGTGGGCGCGAGGATCAATGCGCGCGTGGCGTGGCGTGCCGGCGAGGTGCTGGTGTTGGCGTGGCGGGCGATGCGGTGCAGCAGCGGCAGGGTGAAACCGGCCGTCTTGCCCGTGCCCGTCTGGGCGCCGCCCATGACATCGTGGCCGGCAATGACGGTGGGGATGGCCTGGCGCTGGATCGGCGTCGGCTCGGTATAACCGGCGTCGGCGACGGCCTTGAGAAGTTCGGGTATGAGGCCGAGATCGGCGAAACTCATGGGTGCCTTTGGGGTGGACGCGGTCGACAGCCGACCGCCGGATTGCGGAAACCCGGATTATACACAGCACACAAAACCGTTACGGGACAGGGGCTTCGCACATGCCAGCGCTCCCTTCCCCTGTGCGCTCAGCGTTTGAGCGTGAGGAAGGCCGTGACCTCCTCGCGGTCGTGGTACAGGTGCTTGATCCGCAGGTCGAAGGGGCCGACGCTGTTGAGCCGCTTGCGGATCAGCTCGCGGCATTGCTCCACCGCCTCGAGCCGCCGCTTCATCGGCAGCTTGAGGTTGAAGACGGTGTAGCGGCAACGTCCGGTGGCGATCCACTCGGCCATCAGGGAGGCGATGCGCGAGGGCTGTTCGACCATGTCGCACACCATCCAGTCCACCGCGCGCTGAGGGCGCCAGGTGAAGCCGTCGGCCTTCAGGTGCTCCACCATCTCGGTCGCCATCACGCTGTCGCGCAGCGGACCGTTGTCGATGGCAGTGACGCGCAGGCCGCGATGCACCAGCTGCCAGGTCCAGCCGCCCGGGGCCGCGCCCAGGTCGACCGCGCGCTGGCCGGCGCGCAGGATGCTCTCGCGCTCGTTGTCATCGAGCAGGGTCATGAAGGCCTCGGCGAGCTTCATCGTCGAGCGGCTGGGGGCGTTCGAGGGCATGCGCAGGCGCGGGATGCCCATCGGCCACGGCGCGCACTGGTCGCTCTGTCCGGCGGCCAGCCAGGCCGTGGTGGCGTCGGTGAACAGCACGTGCAGCACGGGCAGGCCGGTGCGGCTGCTGCGCAGGCAGCCGGCCTTCTCGAGTGCCTTGGTCAGGGGTTCGGTAAAGCGCTTGCAGAAACCGGAACGCTGCTTGGCTTCATCGGTGTCCGGGGTTTCGAGCACCACGCTGCAGAAGCGTTGTCCCGAGGCCTTTACGGCTTCGACGATGGGGGTGGCGCGATCGCGCTCGGGCAACTCCTCGACGCGTGCGAACCACGGCAGCAGCTGGCGGGCGAAGCAGGGGCGGCGCCAGTCCGTGGCGTTGCCGAAGCTGCCCAGCGGCGTGGGTTCGAAGGTCTCGAAGACGACGTAGCCGGTATCGGGCTGGGCGCGCACGTAGCCGATCAGGCCGGCTTCGGCTGCGA
This genomic window from Thauera humireducens contains:
- the proB gene encoding glutamate 5-kinase, translating into MRTKIRNARRLVVKVGSALVTNNGAGLDKDALDDWARQIAALRTEGREVTLVSSGAIAAGMQRLGWSKRPQEMSRLQAAAAVGQMGLVEAYEKAFSRHGLHTAQILLTHEDLADRTRYLNARSTLTTLLELGVVPIINENDTVVTDEIKFGDNDTLGALVANLIEADALIILTDQQGLYTADPRKDPAATLISEGRAEDRQYESMAGDAGTGISKGGMITKIRAAQRAARSGAHTCIASGREQDPLLRLAAGEALGTLLYATSSPLQARKQWLADHLQLAGDLVIDDGAVAALKSGRSLLPVGVVAVRGDFERGAAVACRTADGEEVARGLVNYSATECRRIARKPTGEIETLLGYVDEPEVVHRDNMVLR
- the cgtA gene encoding Obg family GTPase CgtA, which encodes MKFFDEARIEVFAGDGGNGAATFRREKFIPKGGPSGGDGGRGGSVYAVADRNLNTLIDYRYTRSFRAERGENGGSRDCYGKGGDDITLRFPVGTVIRNLETEELIADLDEDGKKVLIARGGRGGLGNIHFKSSVNRAPRKKTMGQPGEQFSLHLELKILADVGLLGMPNAGKSTFIRSVSAAKPKVADYPFTTLAPNLGVVRTSENRSFVIADIPGLIEGAAEGAGLGHQFLRHLQRTHVLLHLVDLAPFDPEADPVADAKAIVEELRKYDEALYNKPRWLALNKLDLIPEEERAERVAAFLEAYGPVERHFEISALKAEGTKALVFAIQDFLDAERARIEAERAERLAAETARLAAIEAERAAADAAYEAEALDEDDLPEDASGDELR
- the rpmA gene encoding 50S ribosomal protein L27 gives rise to the protein MAHKKAGGSSRNGRDSESKRLGVKRYGGQFVLAGNIIVRQRGTEYHPGDNVGIGKDHTLFALKDGVVQFAVKGPSKRRTVIIVPEAA
- the rplU gene encoding 50S ribosomal protein L21, coding for MYAVIKTGGKQYRVAAGEKIKVEQIPADVGSEITIDQVFMVGEGESVKIGTPVVAGASVKATVVSHGRHDKIKIFKMRRRKHYQKHQGHRQNYTELRIEAISA
- a CDS encoding SulP family inorganic anion transporter, which gives rise to MTARLRPERILPALAWPRHWADGGLRGDLLAGLTVALVMIPQALAYAKLAGLPPQVGLYAALLPAVVAALFGSCGQLSTGPVALTGLLVGASLLPLAGGDPERLIGLALLLALLSGLIQLALGVLRLGWLLNLLSMPVLMGFVNAAALIICLTQIPALFGIALAQDEHLVMGVVHMLTDNRDLHAASVAFGLGTLGALLTMKRLAPRLPGVPIVVAASTAASALLGFEAGGGDVIGHIPQSLPALSLPPLRPELAMTLLPAAFVVAMVSFMEAASSAKLISGRTRQPWDQDQELIGQGLGKVAAAFTSGMPVSASFSRSALNYASEARTGLSSVVTAAIVLIVLLYLTPLLWHLPKPVLAAVILQAVSGLIDLKVLRRAWRANRDDGISAILTFIATLAFAPNIQNGIFTGLILTLALMVYRSMQPRVVQLGLHPDGTYRDLHRFGLTHPDPRVVIVRFDSPLTFVTAASFEDGLLRAARAQPDVRTVLVSAAGINEIDATGLYTLAGLIERFHAQGQSIAFCGLKKQVIDAMERDGLWPRIADIAAYRTEQQALRALLHKPPAATPT
- a CDS encoding PP2C family protein-serine/threonine phosphatase — protein: MAFSAETCVAMHIGDRAEQQDRVGLFAHPKRPGVMLAVLADGMGGHSGGAMAAEQVIMRAKQNLEVYAPGHETPQELLSSVIDEAHVVIKLTRFTSEKDPHSTAVTFLMEQGRAYWAHCGDSRIYHFRGTETVSRSGDHSLVGELMRKGRLDEEGSLRHPQRNVLLSCLGSEREPRVDYGMLESPDAGDAFLLCSDGLWAYFTDVELASTIQSAPPREAAERLIAMARERAGGAGDNISLIIVKLVPLASAAR
- a CDS encoding NAD(P) transhydrogenase subunit alpha — protein: MEGIAALYIFMLAAFTGYEVISRVPVILHTPLMSGSNFVHGVVLVGAMVVLGHADPDDPVQLLIGFVAVFLGAANAAGGYVVTERMLAMFKGGNKKEGGA
- a CDS encoding NAD(P)(+) transhydrogenase (Re/Si-specific) subunit beta, whose product is MVNGFIQASYFAVAVVFILGLKAMSSPVTARKGIVWAGYAMVAATVVTFFTPELNNVGLMVLAIVSGGAVAWWSGKTVKMTDMPQMVAIYNGMGGGAAAAIAALEFARGEVHGPVVATLAVLGALIGSVAFSGSCIAYAKLQGIMKNAYRLPQQNLVNIALAAVTALLGLAIIVSDAPASVLIVLFFVLALALGVVLTSPIGGADMPVVISLLNAFTGLAVGFEGYVLGNPALIVAGIVVGASGTLLTQLMAKAMNRPISNVIFTPLSGAAAGGEGEAIEGTMKEFSALDAASVMRYASKVIIVPGYGMAVAGAQHKVWEMAQLLEEGGVEVVFAIHPVAGRMPGHMNVLLAEAGVPYDKIFDLEEINADFPQADVALVIGANDVVNPVARTDKTSPIYGMPILNVDMAQNVIVVKRGKGAGYSGIENALFYKDNCRMLYGSAQQAIGEVITHVKALEA